A genomic segment from Synergistaceae bacterium encodes:
- a CDS encoding iron-containing alcohol dehydrogenase, with the protein MPKQVFSGEDSLSNIGAILKAEDVKKLAIFTDKGIQNAGLLDFPLNEVKKTGVAYEILNDLPPEPSYMQAQKLVDQCREYGADFILAVGGGSVMDTAKLSSVLMTEDYTIKDLLDDPTRARKYIKTLVIPTTAGTGSEATPNAIVAVPEKELKVGIVNNAMISDYVILDAVMIKNLPRKIAAATGIDALAHCIECFTSNKANPFSDTFALEGLDLILNSIIPACDDPDAMQAKLNMQIGSFYGGVAITASGTTAVHALSYPLGGKYHIAHGVSNAILLVPVMKFNESDCRSLFAKVYDRCMKGNASTEEAKSQAVITRLDEIVKHLDIPKSLKDFGVPESDLDWLVDAGMQVTRLLVNNRKKVTPDDARKIYLEIM; encoded by the coding sequence ATGCCAAAACAAGTTTTCAGCGGTGAGGACTCATTAAGCAACATCGGCGCAATTCTCAAGGCTGAAGACGTGAAGAAACTAGCAATTTTCACTGATAAGGGCATACAAAACGCGGGACTTCTTGATTTTCCGTTGAACGAGGTCAAGAAAACGGGAGTAGCTTACGAAATATTAAATGATTTACCGCCCGAACCGAGTTATATGCAGGCTCAAAAACTTGTAGACCAGTGCAGGGAGTACGGCGCAGATTTTATTCTTGCAGTCGGCGGAGGCTCTGTAATGGACACTGCAAAACTTTCAAGCGTTTTAATGACGGAAGATTACACGATAAAAGATTTGCTTGATGATCCGACACGAGCGCGAAAATATATCAAGACTCTTGTTATCCCTACAACGGCAGGCACAGGCAGCGAGGCGACTCCTAATGCTATAGTTGCAGTACCTGAGAAAGAGTTAAAAGTCGGGATCGTCAATAATGCGATGATTTCTGATTATGTAATTCTCGACGCAGTAATGATTAAGAATTTGCCGCGAAAAATTGCAGCTGCTACAGGAATTGACGCACTTGCACACTGTATCGAATGTTTCACGAGCAACAAAGCAAACCCCTTCAGTGATACATTTGCGCTTGAAGGACTTGACTTGATTCTAAACAGCATTATCCCAGCTTGTGATGATCCTGACGCAATGCAGGCGAAATTAAATATGCAGATCGGCAGCTTTTACGGCGGAGTAGCAATTACAGCATCAGGAACAACGGCCGTACACGCGTTAAGCTATCCATTAGGCGGCAAATATCACATTGCACACGGAGTCTCGAACGCGATTTTGTTAGTTCCCGTCATGAAATTTAACGAGTCAGATTGCAGGAGTTTATTTGCAAAAGTTTATGACAGGTGCATGAAGGGTAATGCGTCGACGGAAGAAGCAAAGAGTCAGGCAGTAATCACGAGGCTTGACGAAATTGTTAAACATTTGGACATACCCAAGAGCTTAAAAGATTTCGGAGTCCCTGAGAGTGATTTAGATTGGCTTGTTGATGCTGGAATGCAAGTAACGCGTTTATTAGTTAATAATCGCAAGAAAGTTACGCCCGATGACGCGAGAAAAATTTATCTCGAAATTATGTAA
- the dapA gene encoding 4-hydroxy-tetrahydrodipicolinate synthase translates to MTLIKGIIPPILTPMNDDESINYSELRNQVNRMIDAKVSGVFALGTNGEAYALSHKEKVEILKNVVDEAKKRVPVYAGTGCPTTRETITLSKEAEEIGADVLSVIVPYFAAASQDELYDHFRAVAESVKIPVVLYNIPARTGNALAPATVARLAKDVPNILGAKDSSGNFDNMKQYIELTSNIGKDFSVLSGNDSLILPALVFGGKGGIAGCANVFPRTMVEIYEAFEAGDMERAKKVQDSIRIFRNCFKYGNPNTLVKLAAGLLGNPVGPCRRPFSKITPEGMEALKKTLETCKANGLH, encoded by the coding sequence ATGACGCTCATTAAAGGAATTATCCCGCCCATTTTAACGCCCATGAACGACGACGAGAGCATTAATTATTCTGAACTTCGCAATCAAGTTAACCGCATGATAGACGCGAAAGTAAGCGGAGTTTTTGCACTCGGTACTAATGGAGAAGCCTACGCACTGAGTCACAAAGAAAAAGTCGAGATTCTCAAAAATGTAGTTGACGAGGCCAAGAAACGAGTCCCCGTTTATGCCGGTACAGGCTGCCCTACAACTAGAGAGACAATCACGTTAAGCAAGGAAGCAGAAGAAATCGGAGCAGACGTTTTGTCAGTAATAGTGCCTTATTTTGCAGCAGCCTCGCAGGACGAGCTTTACGACCATTTTAGAGCAGTCGCCGAGTCCGTGAAAATTCCTGTAGTTCTCTATAATATTCCTGCAAGAACCGGAAACGCTTTAGCACCCGCAACAGTTGCAAGACTCGCAAAAGATGTACCCAACATTTTGGGCGCAAAAGATTCAAGCGGAAATTTCGACAACATGAAACAATATATCGAGCTTACAAGCAATATCGGCAAAGATTTTAGCGTTTTGTCAGGAAATGACTCGCTGATTCTTCCTGCGCTTGTATTCGGCGGTAAAGGCGGTATTGCAGGCTGTGCAAATGTTTTCCCGCGCACAATGGTAGAAATTTATGAGGCTTTCGAGGCCGGAGACATGGAACGCGCGAAAAAAGTTCAGGACAGTATTAGAATCTTCCGCAACTGTTTCAAATACGGCAACCCCAATACGCTTGTAAAACTTGCTGCCGGTTTATTAGGGAATCCCGTAGGACCTTGCAGACGGCCATTCAGCAAAATTACTCCTGAGGGCATGGAAGCATTAAAGAAAACTCTTGAGACATGCAAAGCTAACGGACTGCATTAA
- a CDS encoding 4-hydroxythreonine-4-phosphate dehydrogenase PdxA, with the protein MTRPILGISMGDPFGNGPEITVKALADKTVYDRCKPLVVGDLSSMEYAAKVAKKVSGIDVKINPVKDVKDAKFEYGTIDVYDMGLIKPSDIPGDCNNPKPFGLGATKLGGEAAYQYVVKVIHMALNKEVDATITNALSKEAINMAGHHYSGHTEIYADETKTKKYAMMLAHEDLRVIHVSTHVSLREACDRVKKERVLDCIRLANNAMKAIGIENPKIGVAGLNPHCGEDGMFGREEIDEIQPAIDQAMSEGVNIPEKKPTPPDTVFSKALGGWYDIVVVMYHDQGHIPLKVKGFVYNKEAHHWEAVAGINVTLGLPIIRASVDHGTGFGHAGDGGANALSLVNAMDYGIRLAGGSK; encoded by the coding sequence ATGACACGGCCAATTTTAGGAATCAGCATGGGCGACCCATTCGGCAACGGCCCGGAAATTACTGTTAAAGCACTCGCAGACAAAACAGTTTATGACCGCTGCAAGCCTCTTGTTGTCGGTGATTTATCAAGCATGGAATACGCCGCAAAAGTCGCAAAGAAAGTTTCAGGAATCGACGTAAAAATTAACCCCGTCAAAGATGTCAAGGACGCAAAATTTGAGTACGGAACTATTGACGTTTACGACATGGGATTAATCAAGCCTTCAGATATTCCCGGAGATTGCAATAACCCCAAACCTTTTGGACTCGGTGCTACAAAATTAGGCGGTGAAGCTGCATATCAATATGTCGTGAAAGTTATTCACATGGCGTTAAATAAAGAAGTCGACGCAACAATCACTAACGCACTCAGCAAAGAAGCTATCAACATGGCCGGGCATCATTATTCAGGTCATACAGAAATTTACGCCGACGAGACCAAGACGAAAAAATATGCGATGATGTTAGCTCACGAGGATTTAAGAGTCATTCATGTATCAACGCACGTTTCATTAAGAGAGGCCTGCGACAGAGTCAAGAAAGAAAGAGTCTTAGACTGCATACGACTCGCAAATAACGCGATGAAAGCAATTGGAATCGAGAATCCTAAAATCGGAGTCGCCGGGCTTAATCCTCATTGCGGTGAAGACGGCATGTTTGGACGTGAAGAAATTGACGAGATTCAACCCGCAATCGATCAAGCAATGTCAGAAGGCGTGAACATTCCCGAAAAGAAGCCTACTCCCCCTGATACAGTTTTCAGCAAGGCTCTTGGCGGTTGGTATGATATAGTTGTCGTAATGTATCACGATCAAGGCCATATCCCGTTGAAAGTCAAAGGCTTTGTTTACAATAAAGAAGCTCATCACTGGGAAGCGGTCGCGGGAATAAATGTAACGCTGGGACTTCCGATTATTCGTGCAAGCGTCGATCACGGGACAGGTTTCGGCCATGCAGGGGACGGCGGAGCAAATGCACTGAGTCTCGTTAATGCTATGGATTACGGAATCAGACTCGCAGGAGGCAGCAAATAA
- a CDS encoding hydroxyacid dehydrogenase: protein MTQSVCPEGVKALEDSGLFTEIYAADNPDPNNYLDKMADADALIVRIAKCDANAIENSPNLKVIGKTGVGYDAIDVKKAAEKGIPVVITPGANNRSVAEHAVAMMFALAKNIVEADSETRKGNWEIRGAKKTFELEGKTAGVIGLGAIGRETAKICQACGMKIAGYDPFLSQEKIESLGAKYYADYEELLRDSDIVTIHVPLTDETRNMINAKNFAEMKNTAIIINCSRGGIINESDLINALNNGDIAGAATDVFCAEPLKTDDPLLTCKNLIVSPHSAAQTREAVIKMALMCVRGCVEILKGNKWPFVADKSVYNHEKWQGRPEAQL, encoded by the coding sequence ATGACTCAATCAGTCTGCCCTGAAGGAGTTAAAGCACTTGAGGACTCCGGACTCTTCACAGAAATTTACGCTGCCGATAATCCGGATCCAAATAATTATCTCGACAAAATGGCGGACGCTGATGCATTAATCGTCAGAATAGCAAAGTGCGACGCAAACGCAATCGAGAACAGCCCGAATCTTAAAGTTATCGGCAAAACTGGAGTCGGCTATGACGCAATTGACGTTAAGAAAGCTGCGGAAAAAGGAATCCCCGTCGTTATTACACCAGGCGCAAATAATCGCAGTGTAGCAGAACACGCAGTAGCAATGATGTTCGCCCTTGCAAAAAATATCGTTGAGGCCGACTCAGAGACCCGCAAAGGAAATTGGGAGATTCGAGGCGCAAAGAAAACTTTTGAGCTTGAGGGCAAGACAGCAGGTGTTATCGGACTCGGTGCAATAGGCCGCGAGACAGCAAAAATTTGTCAGGCCTGCGGAATGAAAATCGCCGGTTATGATCCGTTTTTGAGTCAGGAAAAAATTGAGTCTCTCGGAGCAAAATATTACGCCGATTATGAAGAATTATTACGCGACTCAGATATTGTTACGATTCACGTGCCTTTAACTGATGAGACTCGAAATATGATTAACGCAAAAAATTTCGCCGAAATGAAGAATACAGCAATAATCATAAATTGCAGCAGGGGAGGAATCATAAACGAGTCAGATTTAATCAACGCGCTTAATAATGGCGATATTGCAGGAGCAGCTACAGACGTTTTTTGCGCAGAACCTTTGAAGACTGATGATCCCTTATTGACCTGCAAAAATTTAATTGTGAGTCCTCATTCAGCAGCCCAGACAAGAGAAGCAGTCATAAAAATGGCGTTAATGTGTGTTAGAGGCTGTGTAGAGATTCTCAAGGGTAATAAATGGCCGTTTGTTGCTGATAAAAGCGTCTACAATCACGAAAAATGGCAGGGAAGACCGGAGGCGCAGTTATGA
- a CDS encoding tripartite tricarboxylate transporter TctB family protein yields MKRDKQYKLDIIPGIVLAVFAVFYMSKISGIRVFKSLGATPLTNHFIPWLWGGSMLALSLWLIIRGIMKYRRLKISGALPESESLFASLWEKREVIFSFIALALYVGFMESIGFVITTCIYTFVQILILTPVEKWAKNFIPALITAVITGFLLFYVFRVMLNVLLPVGMFGFGL; encoded by the coding sequence ATGAAGAGGGACAAGCAATATAAATTAGATATTATTCCGGGAATAGTGCTAGCTGTATTTGCAGTTTTCTACATGTCAAAAATTTCCGGGATTCGAGTCTTCAAGAGTTTAGGCGCGACTCCATTAACGAATCATTTTATCCCGTGGCTTTGGGGAGGTTCAATGCTTGCGTTGAGTCTCTGGCTGATTATTCGCGGGATAATGAAATATAGAAGACTCAAAATTTCCGGTGCACTTCCTGAAAGCGAGTCATTATTTGCATCCTTATGGGAAAAACGAGAAGTAATCTTCAGCTTCATTGCTCTAGCTTTGTATGTCGGCTTTATGGAGTCAATCGGATTTGTTATAACGACATGTATATATACTTTCGTGCAGATTTTGATATTGACTCCTGTTGAGAAATGGGCGAAAAATTTTATTCCTGCGCTAATCACGGCAGTAATAACGGGATTCTTGCTGTTCTACGTGTTTAGAGTCATGCTGAATGTATTATTACCCGTCGGCATGTTCGGTTTTGGTCTATAG
- a CDS encoding tripartite tricarboxylate transporter permease, which produces MILEGILAVCQPLTILWIAIGVAVGIIFGAIPGLTATMAIVMFLPVTYSMSASQGIAMLMALYIGGISGGLISAILLNIPGTPSSVATCFDGKPMANKGQAGKALGTGVVFSFVGTLIGIAILIVLAPILCEFALKFQAYEYCALALFSLSMVVALTGTDMPKGLISAVLGALLATVGLAPIDSRPRFTFDLYQLNYGFALVVLLIGLFAISEVMSFAESVRKKQDFTIEQNVKMKGAGFTFAEFIAQIPNAIVSALIGVGIGILPGIGGGVSCMISYTVSKNTSKHRELYGTGIMDGVVASETANNATIGGAVIPLLSLGIPGDPATAMLLGGLMIHNVAPGPLIYEKNGAVVYAIFTAMLVAAVFMLLFMLWGMRFFVSVLKIPKNYLLPIVMVLCGIGAIGNANQLFDTYVMVGFGLMAYLMIKAKIPTVPMILGFILGPTFEQNLRRVSQLASSDPFYNHPIFCVLIVATVLVVIFSVRANLKDAARERAEELNN; this is translated from the coding sequence ATGATTCTTGAAGGAATATTAGCGGTCTGTCAGCCTCTTACAATTTTATGGATAGCAATCGGAGTAGCAGTCGGAATAATTTTCGGAGCGATTCCCGGACTTACAGCAACAATGGCAATAGTAATGTTTTTGCCTGTAACTTATTCGATGTCGGCCTCGCAGGGGATTGCAATGTTAATGGCGTTGTATATCGGCGGAATTTCGGGCGGTCTGATTTCTGCGATATTGTTAAATATTCCTGGTACTCCTTCATCTGTTGCAACATGTTTTGACGGGAAACCAATGGCGAATAAGGGTCAAGCGGGGAAAGCTCTAGGAACTGGAGTCGTTTTCTCGTTTGTCGGGACTCTAATAGGAATTGCAATATTAATTGTTCTTGCGCCTATTTTGTGTGAATTTGCGTTAAAGTTTCAGGCTTATGAATATTGCGCGCTTGCTTTGTTCTCGTTAAGTATGGTCGTAGCATTAACGGGTACTGACATGCCAAAGGGTTTAATCAGTGCTGTATTAGGTGCATTGCTTGCGACTGTAGGACTTGCCCCGATTGACTCTCGTCCTAGATTCACATTTGATTTATACCAGCTGAATTACGGTTTTGCGCTCGTTGTGCTGTTAATAGGCTTATTTGCGATTTCTGAAGTAATGTCATTCGCTGAGTCAGTCAGAAAGAAGCAGGATTTCACGATCGAGCAAAATGTAAAGATGAAGGGAGCCGGTTTTACATTTGCTGAATTTATCGCGCAGATTCCAAATGCAATAGTGTCGGCTTTAATCGGTGTAGGAATCGGAATTTTACCCGGTATCGGCGGCGGAGTCTCCTGCATGATTTCTTACACTGTCTCAAAGAATACATCAAAGCATAGAGAGCTTTACGGCACAGGAATAATGGACGGGGTTGTAGCGTCAGAGACTGCAAATAATGCGACAATCGGCGGAGCAGTTATCCCGTTATTATCGCTTGGAATCCCTGGCGACCCTGCAACAGCAATGTTACTCGGCGGATTAATGATTCACAATGTTGCGCCCGGCCCGTTGATTTATGAGAAAAACGGAGCAGTCGTTTACGCAATTTTTACGGCAATGTTAGTTGCAGCTGTCTTCATGCTGTTATTCATGTTATGGGGAATGAGATTCTTTGTGTCAGTTCTCAAGATTCCAAAAAATTATTTGCTTCCCATTGTAATGGTCTTATGCGGGATCGGTGCAATCGGGAACGCGAATCAATTATTTGATACATATGTAATGGTCGGCTTTGGGTTAATGGCTTACTTGATGATAAAAGCTAAGATTCCTACAGTACCTATGATATTAGGCTTTATTCTCGGCCCGACGTTTGAGCAGAATTTGCGCAGGGTCTCGCAGTTAGCTTCAAGTGATCCATTTTATAATCATCCGATTTTCTGTGTATTAATTGTCGCAACGGTTTTAGTAGTAATTTTCTCTGTCAGGGCAAATTTGAAGGATGCAGCCCGCGAACGTGCAGAGGAATTAAATAATTAA
- a CDS encoding tripartite tricarboxylate transporter substrate binding protein, with translation MAKKFFCALALLLVLVSSAFAADWPTKTINIYVTHAAGGDTDYMARQLGAQLEKILGVSVVLSNVTGSNGATCMQQYRNGATDGYTFIATNTAALNGNEATGMVDFGYNAFEPVAVYGIQSGENIVVKASSPYKTLQDLIDASKAKPGTIRLGISMGGGVYIMACVLMNIGKAQFNIIEAGDAANRLTALLGDAIDATSIPYSSAADYIEKGELRSLCTVLSKSPTLLPGQPAASDVIPQLKLDTEYALLAPKGTPAEIVKAMNAAVMKACATPEWKKIVNDFSWQDPFYFDVEGSIANLKAQRDLFMSLVPILEIE, from the coding sequence ATGGCAAAAAAATTTTTCTGTGCATTAGCTTTATTGTTAGTTCTTGTATCGAGTGCATTTGCAGCGGACTGGCCGACGAAGACAATCAATATTTACGTAACCCACGCGGCCGGCGGAGATACTGATTATATGGCTCGTCAATTAGGTGCGCAGCTTGAGAAAATTCTCGGTGTTTCCGTTGTATTAAGCAATGTAACAGGCTCTAACGGTGCAACTTGTATGCAGCAGTACAGAAACGGAGCTACAGACGGTTACACTTTCATAGCGACAAATACGGCAGCTCTTAACGGCAACGAGGCCACCGGAATGGTAGATTTTGGTTATAACGCGTTTGAACCGGTTGCTGTTTATGGGATTCAGTCAGGCGAAAATATCGTAGTCAAAGCATCATCACCGTATAAGACTCTTCAGGATTTAATTGACGCTTCCAAAGCCAAGCCCGGCACAATTAGACTAGGAATCTCAATGGGCGGAGGAGTTTACATAATGGCCTGCGTACTAATGAACATCGGCAAAGCACAATTTAATATTATTGAGGCAGGAGACGCGGCAAACAGACTCACAGCTTTATTAGGCGACGCAATTGACGCAACATCGATCCCCTATTCGAGCGCAGCAGATTACATCGAGAAGGGCGAATTAAGGAGCCTTTGCACAGTTTTATCGAAATCGCCTACACTTTTACCCGGGCAGCCGGCAGCTTCTGACGTTATCCCGCAATTAAAGCTCGATACAGAATACGCCTTATTAGCACCTAAGGGAACGCCCGCAGAAATCGTAAAAGCTATGAACGCCGCTGTAATGAAGGCATGTGCGACTCCTGAATGGAAGAAAATAGTTAATGACTTCTCGTGGCAAGATCCATTTTATTTTGACGTTGAAGGAAGTATAGCGAATCTCAAAGCTCAGAGAGATTTATTTATGAGCCTTGTTCCTATTCTTGAAATCGAGTAG
- a CDS encoding TAXI family TRAP transporter solute-binding subunit has protein sequence MKKVALAAVLVLCLAFAAFAALDAPVKLIFAAQEVGTGAYSVSAAIQGAMLKGLPEGSTIDLTTNSPGGVGAPVLIQRGRADLIVGNAGPSLWSYQRSKSDYQFGDCPNVRSIAGGLGHAFANIMFTKKFVDRTGCTTMEDVIAKKVPIKLITKKNGTLGELTAERVIEACGISVADFLKFATWEKTGTDAIKSGIQDDLYDATIDHVDAGQATTTEICLTHEMHFVQLKPETLANLNTMGYAPITITAGTWNGLDHDIQSMGSQQNVIVPASMPDDVAYALVKGICENKDDIAAAVASLKWFDPKTAGKHELNGAPLHPGAMKYYKEIGYEFDEFK, from the coding sequence ATGAAGAAAGTAGCATTAGCAGCAGTATTAGTTCTTTGTCTCGCGTTCGCAGCATTTGCGGCACTTGATGCACCCGTGAAATTAATTTTTGCGGCTCAGGAAGTCGGCACAGGCGCATATTCAGTCAGTGCAGCTATTCAGGGCGCAATGTTGAAGGGTCTTCCGGAAGGTTCTACTATCGATTTGACAACTAACTCACCCGGCGGAGTCGGCGCACCCGTTTTGATTCAGAGAGGCAGAGCAGATTTAATCGTCGGTAATGCAGGGCCTTCACTCTGGAGTTATCAGCGTTCAAAAAGTGATTATCAGTTCGGAGACTGCCCTAACGTCAGAAGTATTGCAGGAGGTCTCGGCCACGCATTTGCAAATATAATGTTCACGAAAAAATTTGTTGACAGAACCGGCTGCACTACTATGGAAGACGTAATCGCTAAGAAAGTACCCATCAAATTAATCACTAAGAAAAACGGTACTCTCGGCGAACTTACAGCAGAACGCGTAATCGAGGCTTGCGGGATCAGTGTTGCAGATTTCTTAAAGTTTGCTACATGGGAGAAAACCGGCACTGACGCAATTAAATCCGGCATTCAGGACGATTTATATGACGCAACTATTGACCACGTCGACGCAGGACAGGCAACAACAACAGAAATTTGCTTAACTCATGAAATGCATTTTGTACAGTTAAAGCCTGAGACTCTCGCAAATCTCAACACAATGGGCTATGCTCCTATCACGATTACTGCAGGAACTTGGAACGGTTTAGATCATGACATTCAGTCAATGGGATCACAGCAGAATGTTATCGTACCCGCTTCAATGCCCGACGATGTAGCATATGCGCTCGTAAAAGGTATCTGCGAGAACAAAGACGATATCGCAGCAGCAGTCGCTTCATTAAAATGGTTTGATCCTAAGACAGCCGGCAAACATGAATTAAACGGTGCTCCCCTTCACCCTGGCGCAATGAAGTATTACAAAGAAATAGGCTATGAGTTCGACGAGTTCAAATAA
- a CDS encoding 3-oxoacyl-ACP reductase FabG, whose amino-acid sequence MSSTSSNKLLEGKSAIITGSTRGIGRAIAKAFADNGASLVLNGSKLTSKPDIECVYVAGDISELETSIKLADECMKNFGKIDILVNNAGINTRTKFLELDPSEWQKVLQVNLTGTFYACKSVIPHMLEQKFGSIINLSSTAGKTAHPNASLCYGVSKAGIDSLTRKLAYDFAPSGIRVNSICPGPVETDMSLQWTQDYREKIISDIPLRRLGTPEDIANLAVFLASDLSSFITGESININGGKYMN is encoded by the coding sequence ATGAGTTCGACGAGTTCAAATAAGTTACTCGAAGGAAAATCAGCAATTATTACAGGCTCGACTCGCGGTATCGGCAGGGCTATAGCTAAGGCCTTTGCTGACAACGGGGCGAGCCTCGTTCTTAATGGCAGTAAATTAACAAGTAAACCCGATATTGAATGCGTTTATGTTGCCGGAGATATTAGCGAGCTTGAGACTTCTATAAAACTTGCGGACGAGTGCATGAAGAATTTCGGCAAAATTGATATTCTCGTCAACAATGCAGGCATTAACACACGAACGAAATTTTTAGAGCTTGACCCTTCAGAATGGCAGAAAGTTTTACAAGTTAATTTAACAGGGACATTTTACGCGTGCAAAAGTGTTATTCCTCATATGTTAGAGCAAAAATTTGGCAGCATTATAAATCTTTCATCAACCGCAGGAAAAACAGCACACCCGAACGCGTCATTATGTTACGGGGTCTCTAAGGCAGGAATTGACTCACTCACTAGAAAACTTGCTTACGATTTTGCGCCTTCAGGGATTCGTGTAAATTCAATTTGTCCCGGCCCTGTAGAAACTGATATGTCTCTGCAATGGACTCAAGACTACAGAGAGAAAATAATTTCTGATATTCCCTTAAGACGCTTGGGAACGCCTGAAGATATTGCAAATTTAGCAGTTTTTCTCGCGTCAGATCTGTCAAGTTTTATTACAGGTGAGAGCATAAATATTAACGGCGGTAAGTACATGAATTAA